DNA from Asticcacaulis excentricus:
TGTGGCGCTGGCGGTAGCCGCGGGGGTCGGCTGGGCCAGCTACATCCTTCTGGGGCAAAAGGTCGCCCAGCGCGTGCCTGAAGGACAGGCCGTCAGCTTTGGCGTGGCCTTTTCCTGCCTCGTCACCCTGCCTCTGGCCCTGATTACCATTGGCGCGCCCCTGTTTCAGCCGCAGATATTGCTGACGGGGCTGATGGTGGCGCTGTTGTCGAGCGCGGTGCCCTATACGCTGGAAATGTTTGCGCTGAAACGTATCCCGGCGCACACCTTCAGCATCCTGATGAGTCTGGAACCGGCTCTGGCCGCCCTGTCTGGCCTGATCCTGCTGCACGAGGCCTTAAGTCCGCAGCAATGGCTGGCCATTGCGCTGGTGGTACTGGCGTCCGGAGGTTCGGCCCTGACGGCGCGACGCGCTCAGATGGCCCCTCAGTAGGTATCAGAGATTGTCACCGAGGAAGTCGATGGTGCGCTCCCAAGCCAGATCGGCGGCGTCTTCGTCATAGACTTCCGGGCGGGTCTTGTTGAAGAAGGCGTGATCGGCGTCGTAGCTGTAAAGCTCCGGATGGCGACCGGCGGCGCGCATATCGCTTTCGATCTTGGCCACGACTTCTGGCGTGACCCAATCGTCCTTCTTGCCGAAATGGCCCTGAAACGGGATGGCGATATCGCCGGGCTTGGCAAATTCACGCGGCGGAATGCCGTAGAAACAGACGGCGGCAGAAAACCCGCTCAGGCGCGCGGCTGAGGCAATGGTCAGGGCCCCGCCCATGCAGAAGCCCATCACCGCCACCTTGTCATTGATGTCCTTGAGATAGGCCAGAGCCGCCGCAATATCCTCATGCACCGCGCCGGGGAAGTCGAGGCCGTTCATCATGTGGCTGGCCTCATCGGCGTCCTTGGTTACGCGCCCATGATAGAGGTCAGGTGCCAGGGCGTTGAAGCCTTCGGCGTCAAAGCGATCGACAATCGCCTTGATATGATCATTGAGGCCCCACCATTCCTGCAATACGATGACGCTAGCGCGTGCCGGATCGACTTCCGAACGGTAGGCCGACAGCGTGCCCCCATCGGGGCGGGTGAGTTCAATCATCTGGCCCATGCGGTAATCCTCGGATATATTTTTGCTTTTTGGCGGTGCGGTAGGGCTACCATAAATTCATTCGGCCCACCCTGTAAAGCCATCTGCGCTGCCCTATATCCTCTGGGTGTGGGTTTAATGCTGCATTGCAAACGTTTGGCAGCGCTTTTCGAGATCAGATGTGTGGTGGATTTATGGGAGGCATAAGGCTATGGCAGTCTTGATGGGGTGGCTGCTTGGCCTGTCTCTGGCGGCCCCGACCGGAGCGGAAGAGGCTGAGATCATCGTGCGCGGACGGCTCACGCCGTTTCGCGGGGATGCCGCTTTTTCGACCCTCAGCGTCGGCAAACCGGCCATAGATGCCGCCAGCAGTCTGGATGAGGCCCTGAAGGCAGAAGCGCAGGCCTCCCTGTTCCGTCGGCAATCCAGCCTGAGCGCCAATCCAACCATTCAGGGCCTGTCCTTGCGGGCCATAGCGCCGTCCGGAGCCGGGCGGGCGCTGGTGACGCTGGATGGCGTGCCGCAGAATGATCCGTTCGGCGGCTGGGTCATCTGGGCCAGTTTACCGGCGGACGCTATCGACCGGGCCCGCGTGGTGCGTGGGGCAGGTGGCGGGGCCTATGGAGCCGGAGCGTTGACGGGGGTTGTTGACCTCGACCTCGCGCCGCCGCAGACCAGCGTGTCGGGCGGTCTGGATTGGGGCGACAGCGGAAGCTGGGGCGTGCAACTCAATGGCGGAGTGGGTGGATTGGCCTTGCACTACAG
Protein-coding regions in this window:
- a CDS encoding dienelactone hydrolase family protein, with amino-acid sequence MGQMIELTRPDGGTLSAYRSEVDPARASVIVLQEWWGLNDHIKAIVDRFDAEGFNALAPDLYHGRVTKDADEASHMMNGLDFPGAVHEDIAAALAYLKDINDKVAVMGFCMGGALTIASAARLSGFSAAVCFYGIPPREFAKPGDIAIPFQGHFGKKDDWVTPEVVAKIESDMRAAGRHPELYSYDADHAFFNKTRPEVYDEDAADLAWERTIDFLGDNL